The Setaria viridis chromosome 6, Setaria_viridis_v4.0, whole genome shotgun sequence genome contains a region encoding:
- the LOC117860400 gene encoding UDP-glycosyltransferase 89B2 produces the protein MAAPPQKKPASNGRCRDGEPHVLLVPYPAQGHMLPLLDLAALLAARGLAVTIAATAGNAPLLQPLLAAWPSVGVTALPFPAATPLLPAGGGENTKDLPRHLFRPFMVSLAALRAPLLAWCRAQHQQGRSVTAVVSDFFTGWTQPLAAELGVPHVTFSPSCALHLAMSHSLWRHLPSRRRPGDAHEAVTFPEIPGSPCFPWRQLSGLFRQYVAGDEVSEAIRQLFLWNLDSACFVVNSFAALEAPYVVRPLPDLASKRVLAVGPLSDAVATSVDRGGKPAVAAASVAAWLNAFPDGSVVYVSFGTQHVLSPPQAASVADALARSSAAFVWAARPGTAVPDGFEAATASHGMVIRGWAPQVEILRHRAVGWFLTHCGWNSVLEAAAAGVAMLAWPMGADQFTDARLLAEAGVAVPVAEGADAVPDAGQMASAIAAAVGKGGKPVRERAAELGRKAAAAVAEGGSSRRDLEELVQMLTKVV, from the coding sequence ATGGCCGCGCCACCGCAGAAGAAACCCGCGAGCAACGGCCGGTGCCGCGACGGCGAGCCGCACGTGCTCCTCGTGCCGTACCCGGCGCAGGGCCACATGCTCCCGCTCCTCGACCTggcggcgctgctcgccgcGCGCGGGCTCGCGGTCACcatcgccgccacggccggcAACGCCCCGCTCCTGCAGCCGCTGCTCGCCGCGTGGCCGTCCGTCGGCGTGACCGCGCTGCCGTTCCCGGCGGCCACGCCGCTACTcccggcggggggcggcgagAACACCAAGGACCTCCCGCGCCACCTCTTCCGGCCGTTCATGGtctccctcgccgcgctccgcgcGCCGCTCCTCGCCTGGTGCAGGGCTCAGCACCAGCAGGGCCGCAGCGTCACGGCCGTCGTCTCCGACTTCTTCACGGGGTGGACGCAGCCGCTCGCCGCGGAGCTCGGCGTGCCGCACGTGACGTTCTCGCCGTCCTGCGCGCTCCACCTCGCCATGTCGCACTCCCTCTGGCGCCACCTGCCGAGCAGGCGCCGACCCGGCGACGCCCACGAGGCCGTCACGTTCCCGGAGATCCCCGGCTCGCCCTGCTTCCCGTGGCGCCAGCTGTCGGGGCTGTTCCGGCAGtacgtcgccggcgacgaggtgtcCGAGGCGATCCGCCAGCTCTTCCTGTGGAACCTGGACAGCGCGTGCTTCGTCGTCAACTCGTTCGCCGCGCTCGAGGCGCCCTACGTGGTGCGCCCGCTCCCCGACCTGGCATCGAAGCGGGTGCTCGCCGTGGGCCCGCTGTCCGACGCTGTGGCCACCTCCGTCGACCGCGGCGGGAAacccgcggtggcggcggcgagcgtggCGGCGTGGCTGAACGCCTTCCCCGACGGCTCCGTCGTGTACGTCAGCTTCGGGACGCAGCACGTGCTGTCGCCGCCGCAGGCGGCCTCCGTGGCGGACGCGCTGGCGCGGAGCTCGGCGGCGTTCGTGTGGGCGGCGCGTCCGGGCACCGCGGTCCCGGACGGGTTTGAGGCGGCGACGGCATCGCACGGCATGGTGATCCGCGGGTGGGCGCCGCAGGTGGAGATCCTTCGCCATCGCGCCGTGGGGTGGTTCCTCACGCACTGCGGCTGGAACTCGGTgctggaggccgcggcggccggcgtggcgaTGCTGGCGTGGCCGATGGGCGCCGACCAGTTCACGGACGCGCGGCTGCTCGCGGAGGCCGGCGTGGCCGTGCCCGTGGCGGAGGGCGCCGACGCCGTGCCCGACGCCGGACAGATGGCGAGCGCGATCGCCGCCGCGGTCGGGAAGGGCGGGAAACCGGTGAGGGAgcgcgcggcggagctcggccggaaggcggccgcggcggtggcggagggcggGAGCTCGCGCAGGGACCTTGAGGAGCTGGTGCAAATGCTCACGAAGGTCGTCTAG